The proteins below come from a single Roseiflexus sp. RS-1 genomic window:
- a CDS encoding class I adenylate-forming enzyme family protein has product MLVHDFLINSAARLPDKVALVCDGHRMTYRDLDLMTNRLARALVEHGVGRGDRVAIFMPNSVEAVVGIFAALKAGGVFVVINHTTKQDKLTAILNNCRAAALIADAQIRDVHLSALLHDAPSLRVGVLCNQGAAARITHPRFIDFDAVQAQYDAAPLPRVTIDLDLACLIYTSGSTGEPKGVMSDHSNVVFASESIITYVQNVEDDVVINMLPLSFDYGLYQLLMTFRFGGRLVLERSFAYPAAILRRIEEERVTGFPGVPTIYALLLQMDLSRYDLSSIRYLTNTAAALPPSHVLELRRTFHWARLYSMYGLTETKRTLYLPPEEVERRPGSVGIAIPGTEVWIEDEQGNRLGPGEVGELVVRGRHVMRGYWEAPEATAQRFRPGPLPGERVCYTGDLFRMDADGFLYFVGRKDDIIKSRGEKVAPKEVENVIYELPGVVAVAVVGVPDPILGQAIKAFVVTKNADLTEMQVLAHCRSRLEDFMVPRYVEFRDELPVNTSGKIARRELTQALNADRST; this is encoded by the coding sequence GGGCGCGGTGATCGGGTGGCGATCTTCATGCCCAACTCGGTCGAAGCGGTGGTCGGGATTTTTGCTGCGCTCAAGGCGGGCGGCGTCTTCGTGGTCATCAACCATACGACCAAACAGGACAAACTAACCGCCATTCTGAACAACTGTCGCGCCGCTGCGCTGATTGCCGATGCGCAGATCAGAGACGTACATTTGTCGGCGCTGCTCCACGATGCGCCATCGCTCAGGGTTGGCGTGCTGTGCAATCAAGGCGCTGCTGCCCGTATCACCCATCCACGTTTCATCGATTTCGACGCTGTGCAGGCACAGTACGACGCTGCGCCGCTCCCGCGCGTCACTATCGATCTCGACCTGGCGTGCCTGATCTACACTTCGGGCAGCACCGGGGAACCGAAGGGGGTCATGAGCGATCACAGCAATGTCGTCTTTGCCAGCGAGTCGATCATCACCTATGTGCAGAATGTCGAAGATGATGTCGTCATCAACATGCTGCCGCTTTCCTTCGATTATGGTCTCTACCAGCTGCTCATGACCTTCCGTTTCGGCGGCAGACTGGTGCTCGAACGCTCGTTTGCATATCCTGCGGCGATCCTCAGGCGCATCGAGGAAGAGCGTGTCACCGGTTTTCCCGGCGTTCCGACGATCTATGCCCTTCTCCTGCAGATGGATCTGAGCCGCTACGATCTGTCGAGCATCCGGTATCTCACGAACACTGCTGCCGCGTTGCCCCCCAGCCACGTGCTGGAACTGCGTCGAACCTTTCACTGGGCGCGCCTCTACTCGATGTACGGTCTGACCGAAACCAAACGCACGCTCTACCTGCCGCCCGAAGAAGTGGAGCGTCGCCCCGGTTCGGTTGGCATTGCCATTCCGGGTACCGAGGTCTGGATCGAAGATGAACAGGGGAACCGCCTCGGACCGGGTGAGGTTGGCGAACTGGTGGTGCGTGGACGGCACGTGATGCGCGGCTACTGGGAAGCGCCAGAAGCCACGGCACAGCGTTTCCGCCCCGGTCCGCTGCCGGGTGAGCGTGTGTGCTACACCGGCGACCTGTTTCGCATGGATGCCGATGGGTTTCTGTACTTCGTCGGGCGTAAGGACGACATCATCAAAAGTCGTGGTGAAAAAGTCGCACCCAAAGAAGTCGAAAACGTCATTTACGAACTGCCGGGCGTGGTGGCGGTCGCAGTGGTGGGTGTCCCCGACCCGATCCTGGGGCAGGCAATTAAGGCATTCGTTGTCACAAAGAATGCCGATCTGACAGAGATGCAGGTTCTGGCGCACTGCCGTTCGCGACTGGAAGATTTCATGGTGCCGCGGTACGTCGAGTTCCGCGATGAACTGCCGGTCAACACGTCAGGAAAAATTGCCCGGCGAGAATTGACACAGGCGTTGAACGCTGACCGTTCAACCTGA